The following are encoded together in the Salvia hispanica cultivar TCC Black 2014 chromosome 6, UniMelb_Shisp_WGS_1.0, whole genome shotgun sequence genome:
- the LOC125192214 gene encoding ATP-dependent DNA helicase PIF1-like: MYFFYGYGGTGKTFIWKSLSAGIRSQGGIVLNVASSGIASLLLPGGRTAHSRFKIPINVNEDSVCNIRQGTDLAELIIMSKLIIWDEAPMIHKHCIEAVDRTFRDILRVCSESNMDKPFGGKTVVFGGDFRQILPVVPKGSRQSIVNATINSSYLWSSCRVYLSSDSISASDSNSNGSADIHSVEFLNKLKCSGTPNHELMLKVGTPVMLLRNIDHSNGLCNGTRLVITRLGDYVLEGRVLGGHSNGHKVLIPRMSLIPSDPRLPFRFQRRQFPLAVSYAMTINKSQGQSLSHVGLFLKKSVFSHGQLYVAVSRVTSREGLKILVCGDENDSKCDSTLNVVYKEVFQNV, encoded by the exons atgtattttttttatggttatgGAGGTAccggtaaaacatttatatgGAAGTCTTTGTCAGCCGGAATTCGTTCGCAAGGAGGTATTGTTTTAAATGTTGCGTCCAGTGGCATAGCATCTCTATTGTTACCTGGAGGTAGAACCGCACACTCACGCTTTAAGATTCCGATCAATGTGAATGAAGATTCAGTATGCAATATAAGACAAGGGACAGATCTGGCCGAGCTTATCATAATGTCCAAGCTTATCATATGGGATGAAGCACCGATGATTCATAAACACTGCATAGAAGCCGTCGACAGGACTTTTAGAGATATACTTCGTGTGTGTAGTGAATCCAATATGGACAAACCCTTTGGTGGAAAGACTGTAGTTTTTGGTGGTGATTTTAGACAAATTTTACCCGTTGTTCCTAAAGGGAGTCGTCAGAGTATTGTGAATGCTACGATTAATTCTTCATATCTTTGGAGTAGTT GTAGAGTGTATTTGAGCTCTGATAGCATTTCAGCTTCTGATTCTAATTCGAATGGTTCTGCTGACATACATTCAgttgaatttttgaataaattgaaGTGTTCAGGTACACCTAATCAtgaattgatgttgaaagttgGAACTCCTGTGATGTTGTTAAGAAACATAGATCATTCTAATGGTTTGTGTAATGGCACCAGATTAGTAATTACGCGGTTAGGAGATTATGTTTTGGAGGGTCGGGTGTTGGGTGGGCATAGTAACGGTCATAAGGTTTTGATACCACGTATGTCCTTGATACCGTCTGATCCAAGGCTACCGTTCAGATTCCAACGACGCCAATTTCCATTGGCTGTGTCATATGCAATGACCATTAACAAAAGTCAAGGCCAATCTCTTTCGCATGTTGggttatttttgaaaaaatcggTGTTTAGTCATGGACAACTTTATGTTGCTGTATCTAGAGTGACAAGTCGTGAAGGTTTGAAGATTTTAGTTTGTGGGGATGAGAATGATAGTAAATGTGATTCAACTTTGAATGTTGTGTACAAAGAAGTGTTTCAAAATGTATGA
- the LOC125197136 gene encoding B-box domain protein 31-like isoform X1, whose amino-acid sequence MRRCELCKAKARTHCASDRASLCWDCDASVHSVSFLVARHSRRLLCDVCQSPMPWTVSGGKITPTVSVCEQCAGQELCEGSGGGESEEDNQIVPYSPLPPESDDEAIDGGNVVVWRKKMRIEADRSCAMSRRGVNVCGSGILDSLRMLHREDTGSGQQTVDYSDYSGPSI is encoded by the exons ATGAGGAGGTGTGAGCTGTGCAAAGCCAAGGCGCGCACGCACTGCGCGTCGGATCGGGCGAGCCTGTGCTGGGATTGCGACGCCTCCGTGCACTCGGTTAGCTTCCTAGTGGCGCGCCACTCCAGGAGACTTCTCTGCGACGTCTGCCAGTCGCCGATGCCGTGGACGGTCTCCGGCGGAAAGATCACCCCTACCGTCTCCGTCTGCGAACAATGCGCCGGTCAGGAGCTGTGCGAAGGCAGCGGTGGAGGAGAATCGGAGGAGGACAATCAAATCGTTCCATACTCGCCGCTGCCGCCAGAGAGCGACGATGAGGCGATTGACGGTGGAAACGTCGTCGTTTGGCGGAAGAAGATGAGAATTGAG GCGGATCGGAGCTGCGCGATGTCTCGGCGTGGTGTTAATGTGTGTGGATCGGGGATTTTGGATTCGCTGCGTATGCTCCACCGTGAAGATACGGGTTCGGGTCAACAAACGGTGGACTACTCCGATTATTCTGGTCCGTCGATCTGA
- the LOC125197136 gene encoding B-box domain protein 31-like isoform X2: protein MRRCELCKAKARTHCASDRASLCWDCDASVHSVSFLVARHSRRLLCDVCQSPMPWTVSGGKITPTVSVCEQCAGQELCEGSGGGESEEDNQIVPYSPLPPESDDEAIDGGNVVVWRKKMRIEITAGGSELRDVSAWC from the exons ATGAGGAGGTGTGAGCTGTGCAAAGCCAAGGCGCGCACGCACTGCGCGTCGGATCGGGCGAGCCTGTGCTGGGATTGCGACGCCTCCGTGCACTCGGTTAGCTTCCTAGTGGCGCGCCACTCCAGGAGACTTCTCTGCGACGTCTGCCAGTCGCCGATGCCGTGGACGGTCTCCGGCGGAAAGATCACCCCTACCGTCTCCGTCTGCGAACAATGCGCCGGTCAGGAGCTGTGCGAAGGCAGCGGTGGAGGAGAATCGGAGGAGGACAATCAAATCGTTCCATACTCGCCGCTGCCGCCAGAGAGCGACGATGAGGCGATTGACGGTGGAAACGTCGTCGTTTGGCGGAAGAAGATGAGAATTGAG ATAACGGCAGGCGGATCGGAGCTGCGCGATGTCTCGGCGTGGTGTTAA